From a single Cyclobacterium marinum DSM 745 genomic region:
- a CDS encoding sensor histidine kinase, translating to MIEDSSQQTFFAILTGVILMVIMAAFIIVIVIVHRQRQIKNRHKIQIIKADFKNTILNAEKEIRENTLHYVSQELHDNIGQLLSLTKIVLNNPDPAAVFEGKKLINKIIKEVRSLSRSINKDYINDVKFEEFLEEELSKIQKTGFCEVLFEKEGEPVDFIEGDKKLVLIRLVQECLNNAMKHASPAMIAIKIKNQGEKMILRIEDDGEGFDMERVSQGLGLRNINSRVQAINGKVQIDSGLGEGTRIEIELENDK from the coding sequence GTGATTGAAGACAGCTCTCAACAAACCTTTTTTGCCATACTCACGGGTGTGATTCTTATGGTAATTATGGCAGCCTTTATCATTGTCATTGTTATTGTTCATCGCCAAAGGCAAATTAAGAACAGGCATAAAATTCAAATCATTAAGGCTGATTTCAAAAACACCATATTAAATGCAGAAAAAGAGATCAGAGAAAATACCTTACATTATGTAAGCCAGGAATTGCACGACAATATCGGACAGCTTTTGTCATTGACAAAAATAGTATTGAATAATCCTGATCCAGCTGCAGTATTTGAAGGGAAAAAACTTATCAATAAAATAATTAAGGAAGTTAGGAGCTTGTCCCGATCTATAAATAAAGATTACATCAACGATGTGAAATTTGAGGAATTTCTGGAAGAAGAATTAAGCAAGATTCAAAAAACAGGTTTTTGTGAAGTCCTATTTGAAAAAGAAGGAGAACCTGTTGATTTTATTGAAGGAGACAAAAAATTAGTGCTTATACGGTTGGTGCAGGAATGTTTAAACAATGCAATGAAGCATGCTTCACCGGCAATGATCGCTATTAAGATAAAGAATCAGGGAGAGAAAATGATATTGCGCATTGAAGATGACGGTGAAGGATTTGATATGGAACGTGTTTCCCAGGGTTTAGGCCTTAGAAATATAAATTCTAGAGTACAGGCGATTAACGGTAAGGTGCAGATAGATTCGGGGCTAGGGGAAGGCACCCGAATAGAAATAGAATTGGAAAATGATAAATAA
- a CDS encoding response regulator transcription factor, which produces MINNTRILLADDHKLFAAGIERLLSNEPDFIVEKVVHNGKEAIAAIKEKKVDLIITDMNMPGLNGLDILQYIKKKRWKVKTIVLSMYDDEEIFKKCIKQGVNAYVLKNADPEELVYTIREVMEDRYLANFEHVLNQAEEGDEFEQYDHFKATFKLSKRELEILKWIVKGKTNKEIADELYLSIHTVETHRKHLHQKLNVSSVTELVKKALDMGL; this is translated from the coding sequence ATGATAAATAATACCAGAATTTTATTAGCAGATGATCATAAGTTATTTGCTGCGGGGATAGAAAGATTGCTTTCTAATGAACCGGATTTTATCGTGGAGAAGGTGGTTCACAATGGCAAAGAGGCGATTGCTGCCATTAAAGAAAAAAAAGTAGATCTGATCATTACGGACATGAACATGCCCGGGTTGAATGGGTTGGATATTCTTCAATACATAAAAAAGAAAAGATGGAAAGTAAAAACCATTGTACTTTCAATGTATGATGATGAAGAAATTTTTAAAAAATGCATCAAGCAAGGTGTAAACGCTTATGTTTTAAAAAATGCCGACCCTGAAGAGCTGGTTTATACCATTAGAGAAGTGATGGAAGATAGGTATTTGGCCAATTTTGAACATGTTTTGAATCAGGCCGAGGAAGGGGATGAGTTTGAGCAATATGACCATTTTAAAGCCACCTTTAAACTCTCTAAAAGGGAGTTAGAAATTTTAAAGTGGATAGTTAAAGGGAAGACCAATAAAGAGATTGCTGATGAATTGTACTTAAGTATTCATACAGTGGAAACTCACCGTAAGCATTTGCATCAGAAATTAAATGTTTCTTCAGTTACTGAGCTTGTAAAGAAAGCATTGGATATGGGCTTGTGA
- a CDS encoding IS110 family RNA-guided transposase, translating to MKFRAFIGIDVSKSTIDIYLRNAGRHAVFVNDLKGFEAMVEWLMDILGQVCPEEMMFGMEHTGLYSELLISFLDDHNFPFTVLPGLEVKKSMGIRRGKSDKADSKVIAEYIYEKREKIKLFRKPSRNLESIRKIASYRERLVKERTAFKTRLGEHQKVYGKESYEIYTQSHKQIIACLDNQIKGMEAEMERLIKDDQEMLRQYQLVKSVKGIGPQTAIMMIVLTKAFTAFPDWRKFASYAGIAPFPNQSGTYMGKTRTSKLANKRIKALLTMCAGVAVQYNPEMRLYYEQRVNKGKNKMSTMNIIRNKLVSRIFAVIERGTPYVETMKYAA from the coding sequence ATGAAATTTAGAGCATTTATCGGTATTGACGTTAGTAAATCTACCATTGACATCTATTTGAGAAACGCTGGAAGACACGCTGTGTTTGTTAATGATTTGAAAGGTTTTGAAGCCATGGTCGAATGGCTTATGGACATTTTGGGACAGGTATGTCCTGAAGAAATGATGTTTGGCATGGAGCACACCGGGCTTTATAGCGAGCTTCTGATCTCTTTTCTCGATGATCACAATTTCCCCTTTACAGTACTGCCTGGCTTGGAGGTGAAAAAGTCTATGGGGATCCGAAGAGGTAAATCAGACAAAGCTGACTCCAAAGTTATTGCCGAGTATATTTATGAGAAAAGAGAGAAAATCAAATTGTTCCGTAAGCCCTCCCGAAACTTGGAATCGATAAGAAAGATTGCCTCTTACAGGGAACGTTTGGTAAAGGAAAGAACTGCCTTCAAAACAAGACTAGGAGAACACCAAAAGGTCTATGGTAAGGAGTCTTATGAGATATATACTCAATCACATAAACAGATCATAGCCTGTCTAGACAACCAGATTAAAGGAATGGAAGCCGAAATGGAACGGCTGATAAAGGATGACCAGGAAATGTTAAGACAATACCAGTTGGTCAAATCTGTAAAGGGTATAGGTCCCCAGACGGCCATCATGATGATTGTACTTACTAAAGCGTTTACTGCTTTTCCAGATTGGAGAAAGTTTGCCAGTTATGCAGGAATCGCCCCTTTCCCAAACCAGTCGGGGACATATATGGGTAAGACGAGAACCAGTAAACTGGCAAACAAACGTATAAAAGCACTTCTAACCATGTGTGCGGGGGTGGCCGTACAATACAATCCAGAGATGAGACTTTATTACGAACAACGGGTTAATAAAGGCAAGAATAAAATGAGTACAATGAATATTATAAGGAATAAACTAGTATCAAGGATCTTTGCGGTAATAGAAAGAGGTACCCCATATGTCGAAACAATGAAATATGCTGCCTAG
- a CDS encoding ion transporter, protein MISLPSKKRLAHIVYESDDRASKAFDLVLLVMILLSVVIVILDSVQQIHENFGPLLYWLEWFFTLIFSVEYILRIWLSNNKSGYVFSFYGIVDLLAILPTYLSLFLLQTQYLTVIRALRFLRILRILKLPEYLKEASRLTDALKHSKAKIQIFVGSVLTIVLVMGSVMYIIEGPESGFTSIPRSMYWAIVTLTTVGYGDIAPATDFGQFMASLIMLIGYAIIAVPTGIVTSELVSARNADEIKNFPDLKTCNACNLKNHSLDAIFCRRCGTRLSPKTK, encoded by the coding sequence ATGATTTCCTTACCTTCAAAAAAACGACTGGCGCATATTGTATACGAATCTGATGACCGTGCCTCTAAAGCATTTGATCTGGTGTTATTGGTTATGATACTACTAAGCGTAGTAATTGTAATATTGGATTCCGTTCAACAAATTCATGAAAACTTTGGCCCACTATTGTATTGGCTCGAATGGTTCTTTACCCTAATCTTTTCCGTTGAGTACATATTGCGGATATGGTTAAGCAACAATAAATCAGGCTATGTCTTCAGTTTTTATGGCATTGTAGATTTACTGGCCATATTGCCAACCTATCTAAGCTTATTTTTACTTCAAACCCAGTACCTTACGGTTATTAGAGCCCTAAGGTTTTTGAGAATCTTGAGAATTCTCAAACTTCCCGAATACCTAAAAGAGGCTTCTCGGCTAACGGACGCATTAAAACACAGCAAGGCCAAAATTCAGATTTTCGTTGGATCTGTCTTGACCATTGTCTTGGTGATGGGCTCTGTCATGTACATTATTGAAGGCCCTGAAAGTGGATTCACCTCCATTCCCAGATCCATGTATTGGGCGATAGTTACTTTAACAACTGTTGGGTACGGAGACATTGCTCCTGCGACAGATTTTGGTCAATTTATGGCCTCATTGATCATGCTTATCGGCTATGCTATCATTGCAGTGCCCACCGGTATTGTTACTTCTGAATTGGTTTCTGCTAGAAATGCAGATGAGATAAAAAACTTTCCTGACTTAAAAACTTGCAATGCCTGTAACCTAAAAAACCATAGTTTGGACGCAATCTTTTGCAGGAGATGTGGAACCCGCCTTTCACCTAAAACAAAGTAA
- a CDS encoding phosphatidylserine decarboxylase family protein gives MTIHKEGRSLLFWMLVVLAVINFAINYLAPVEKLVINLILIGSIVLYLIVLQFFRNPAIPVPNDHELVYAPADGKVVVIENTVEEEYLKEERIQISIFMSPINVHVNRSPVSGILKYFKYHPGKYLVAWHPKSSLENERTSLVIEHPSGVQLMMRQIAGAMARRIKWYVKEGDPVTQGAEFGFIKFGSRVDVFVPLDAEILVDINQKTKGGITPIAKFKS, from the coding sequence ATGACCATTCATAAAGAAGGTAGATCATTATTATTTTGGATGTTAGTTGTTTTGGCTGTGATTAACTTTGCCATCAATTATTTAGCACCTGTAGAAAAATTGGTTATTAACCTGATTCTAATAGGAAGCATTGTACTCTACTTGATCGTATTGCAGTTTTTCAGAAACCCGGCCATTCCTGTCCCAAATGATCATGAGTTGGTTTATGCTCCTGCAGATGGCAAGGTGGTGGTCATTGAAAATACCGTGGAAGAGGAGTATCTCAAAGAGGAAAGAATTCAGATCTCCATTTTTATGTCCCCAATAAATGTACATGTCAACAGGTCTCCGGTTAGTGGCATTTTAAAATACTTCAAATACCATCCGGGAAAATATTTAGTAGCCTGGCACCCAAAATCCAGTTTGGAAAATGAACGTACTTCTTTGGTAATTGAACACCCAAGTGGGGTTCAATTGATGATGCGCCAGATCGCAGGGGCAATGGCAAGACGAATTAAATGGTATGTGAAAGAAGGCGACCCCGTGACCCAAGGGGCTGAGTTTGGCTTTATTAAGTTTGGCTCCAGAGTGGACGTTTTCGTTCCCTTGGACGCTGAAATACTGGTAGACATCAACCAAAAAACCAAAGGTGGAATCACTCCCATTGCTAAATTCAAATCATAA
- a CDS encoding IS110 family RNA-guided transposase, translating to MKFRAFIGIDVSKSTIDIYLRNAGRHAVFVNDLKGFEAMVEWLMDILGQVCPEEMMFGMEHTGLYSELLISFLDDHNFPFTVLPGLEVKKSMGIRRGKSDKADSKVIAEYIYEKREKIKLFRKPSRNLESIRKIASYRERLVKERTAFKTRLGEHQKVYGKESYEIYTQSHKQIIACLDNQIKGMEAEMERLIKDDQEMLRQYQLVKSVKGIGPQTAIMMIVLTKAFTAFPDWRKFASYAGIAPFPNQSGTYMGKTRTSKLANKRIKALLTMCAGVAVQYNPEMRLYYEQRVNKGKNKMSTMNIIRNKLVSRIFAVIERGTPYVETMKYAA from the coding sequence ATGAAATTTAGAGCATTTATCGGTATTGACGTTAGTAAATCTACCATTGACATCTATTTGAGAAACGCTGGAAGACACGCTGTGTTTGTTAATGATTTGAAAGGTTTTGAAGCCATGGTCGAATGGCTTATGGACATTTTGGGACAGGTATGTCCTGAAGAAATGATGTTTGGCATGGAGCACACCGGGCTTTATAGCGAGCTTCTGATCTCTTTTCTCGACGATCACAATTTCCCCTTTACAGTACTGCCTGGCTTGGAGGTGAAAAAGTCTATGGGGATCCGAAGAGGTAAATCAGACAAAGCTGACTCCAAAGTTATTGCCGAGTATATTTATGAGAAAAGAGAGAAAATCAAATTGTTCCGTAAGCCCTCCCGAAACTTGGAATCGATAAGAAAGATTGCCTCTTACAGGGAACGTTTGGTAAAGGAAAGAACTGCCTTCAAAACAAGACTAGGAGAACACCAAAAGGTCTATGGTAAGGAGTCTTATGAGATATATACTCAATCACATAAACAGATCATAGCCTGTCTAGACAACCAGATTAAAGGAATGGAAGCCGAAATGGAACGGCTGATAAAGGATGACCAGGAAATGTTAAGACAATACCAGTTGGTCAAATCTGTAAAGGGTATAGGTCCCCAGACGGCCATCATGATGATTGTACTTACTAAAGCGTTTACTGCTTTTCCAGATTGGAGAAAGTTTGCCAGTTATGCAGGAATCGCCCCTTTCCCAAACCAGTCGGGGACATATATGGGTAAGACGAGAACCAGTAAACTGGCAAACAAACGTATAAAAGCACTTCTAACCATGTGTGCGGGGGTGGCCGTACAATACAATCCAGAGATGAGACTTTATTACGAACAACGGGTTAATAAAGGCAAGAATAAAATGAGTACAATGAATATTATAAGGAATAAACTAGTATCAAGGATCTTTGCGGTAATAGAAAGAGGTACCCCATATGTCGAAACAATGAAATATGCTGCCTAG
- a CDS encoding phosphatidate cytidylyltransferase, translating into MKSRFSISNYSNLGQRVITAILGTIIIISSTVFSEWSYFLVFAIILAFTQMEFYKLCGLDGMLPLKSFGTFIGLLVFTFTFLEEMEIIPMAYYFLVFPLVSMIFFIKLYKKTDKKPFTGIAYTILGIIYVALPFSLLTVAAFSVDNTFHFEIIIGSLLMLWASDSGAYFAGTKFGKTKLFERVSPKKSWEGSLGGAFAAIIVTYFISKNFTVLPEWQWFCIMTIIIIAGTYGDLIESLFKRSIAIKDSGRGLPGHGGFMDRFDGLLLSTPFIVAFLKIF; encoded by the coding sequence ATGAAATCTCGTTTTAGTATAAGTAATTACAGTAATCTGGGCCAAAGGGTAATCACAGCCATTTTGGGAACAATTATTATCATTAGCAGTACTGTATTTAGTGAGTGGTCTTACTTTTTAGTTTTTGCTATCATCTTAGCATTTACCCAAATGGAGTTTTATAAGCTCTGTGGACTAGATGGTATGTTACCGCTAAAAAGCTTTGGCACATTTATTGGACTTTTGGTATTCACATTTACCTTCTTGGAGGAAATGGAAATAATTCCAATGGCCTATTACTTTCTGGTTTTCCCTTTAGTGTCCATGATATTTTTTATCAAACTCTATAAAAAAACAGATAAAAAGCCATTTACAGGCATTGCCTATACCATATTAGGAATAATTTATGTGGCTCTTCCTTTCTCATTACTTACGGTAGCTGCATTTTCTGTGGACAATACATTCCATTTTGAAATCATAATAGGCTCGTTATTAATGCTATGGGCAAGTGATTCCGGAGCTTATTTTGCCGGAACCAAATTTGGTAAAACAAAGTTATTTGAACGTGTGTCTCCAAAAAAATCATGGGAAGGAAGTCTTGGCGGAGCATTTGCTGCCATTATCGTAACTTATTTCATATCAAAAAACTTCACCGTTTTACCGGAGTGGCAATGGTTCTGTATCATGACCATCATTATTATAGCCGGCACTTATGGAGATCTGATTGAGTCTCTTTTCAAAAGGAGCATCGCGATTAAAGATTCCGGAAGAGGCTTACCGGGTCATGGAGGCTTTATGGATCGCTTTGACGGACTATTGCTTTCCACCCCTTTTATTGTAGCCTTTTTAAAAATATTTTAA